In a single window of the Chondrocystis sp. NIES-4102 genome:
- the cutA gene encoding divalent cation tolerance protein → MELQFNNYTVVLVTVNSYLQAENIARNLLGDKLAACINIFPVTSLYIWEGEMNKDEEYQLIIKTNINQFDKLVERIKTLHTYEVPEIIALPIIAGSQSYLNWLQTSLKL, encoded by the coding sequence ATGGAATTGCAATTCAATAACTATACTGTAGTTTTAGTAACTGTTAATTCTTATCTACAAGCAGAAAATATAGCTCGCAATCTTTTAGGCGATAAATTAGCAGCTTGTATTAATATTTTTCCTGTTACTTCTCTATATATATGGGAAGGAGAGATGAACAAAGATGAAGAATATCAATTAATAATTAAGACAAATATTAATCAGTTTGATAAATTAGTTGAAAGAATTAAAACACTTCATACTTACGAAGTGCCAGAAATCATTGCTTTACCTATTATAGCTGGATCTCAATCTTATTTAAATTGGTTACAAACAAGCCTTAAACTATAA
- a CDS encoding ABC transporter-related protein: MTRSLESSGHSPIIRVNDLCFSWSSAEIILNNCSLQVPEGEFWMLLGNNGSGKSTLLKLLAGLLIPDTGSIVMPYKMGFVFQNPDHQLVMPTVGADIAFGLVSEKLSPIQVKQRVREALEAVNLLDLERRPIHALSGGQKQRIAIAGAIARNCQVILFDEPTALLDPDTQLELVAQVRNLVKQHNLTALWVTHRLEELDYCDGAFLLEGGRVIAQGEPEALKQKLLSLER; encoded by the coding sequence ATGACAAGATCCCTAGAGTCGTCAGGTCATTCACCAATCATTAGGGTAAATGATCTGTGTTTTAGTTGGTCATCGGCAGAGATAATATTAAATAATTGCTCCCTGCAAGTGCCAGAAGGTGAATTTTGGATGCTACTTGGCAATAATGGTAGTGGCAAATCCACCCTACTTAAACTTTTAGCAGGATTATTGATTCCTGATACAGGCTCGATAGTCATGCCTTATAAAATGGGGTTTGTCTTTCAAAATCCCGACCATCAGTTAGTTATGCCTACGGTTGGTGCGGATATTGCTTTCGGTTTGGTAAGTGAAAAACTATCCCCAATTCAAGTTAAACAGCGAGTGAGGGAAGCTTTAGAAGCTGTAAACCTATTAGATTTAGAGCGAAGACCAATTCATGCTTTAAGTGGAGGACAAAAGCAAAGGATTGCGATCGCTGGAGCAATTGCTCGTAACTGTCAAGTTATCTTATTTGACGAACCTACTGCTCTACTTGATCCTGACACTCAATTAGAATTGGTTGCTCAAGTTAGAAATCTCGTCAAACAGCATAATTTAACCGCTTTATGGGTTACTCACCGTCTTGAAGAATTAGATTACTGCGATGGAGCTTTTTTATTAGAAGGGGGCAGGGTTATTGCCCAAGGAGAACCAGAGGCTCTTAAGCAAAAATTACTCTCTCTCGAAAGATAA
- a CDS encoding glyoxalase II: MEIKRLPVLADNYIFVLFDPQQKVAAVVDPAVADPVIKYLAEIDAQLIAIFNTHHHHDHVGGNQQLIKCFPNLCVYGGAVDKGRIPHQQVFLNEGDKVQFANRMGEVFFVPGHTRGHIAYYFAPTIAEEAGELFCGDTIFAGGCGRLFEGTPAQMVDSISKLRQLPDNTRVWCAHEYTLNNLKFALTVDRENQDLQNRYKTVQEARSRGVATIPSLLGIEKQTNPFLRWDSPALQATTKMSEPARVFGRIRGMKDQF; this comes from the coding sequence ATGGAAATTAAACGTCTTCCTGTTTTAGCTGATAACTATATCTTTGTATTATTCGATCCACAACAAAAAGTAGCTGCGGTAGTTGATCCAGCAGTGGCTGATCCAGTGATAAAATACCTCGCGGAGATTGATGCTCAGTTAATTGCCATCTTTAATACCCATCATCATCATGATCATGTTGGTGGCAATCAACAACTAATTAAGTGTTTCCCTAATCTTTGCGTATATGGTGGTGCGGTAGATAAAGGTAGAATTCCCCATCAACAGGTATTCTTAAATGAAGGAGATAAGGTACAATTTGCTAATAGAATGGGAGAAGTATTTTTTGTTCCTGGACATACTCGTGGTCACATAGCGTACTACTTTGCACCTACAATAGCAGAGGAAGCGGGAGAATTGTTTTGTGGTGATACTATCTTTGCAGGAGGTTGCGGTAGACTATTTGAAGGTACTCCAGCACAAATGGTGGATTCTATTAGTAAATTACGTCAACTCCCTGATAATACTCGTGTTTGGTGCGCCCACGAATATACCCTCAACAATTTAAAGTTTGCCTTGACAGTAGATAGAGAAAATCAAGATCTACAGAATCGATATAAAACAGTACAAGAGGCTCGTAGTCGAGGAGTTGCTACTATTCCCTCACTTTTAGGTATTGAAAAACAAACTAATCCTTTTTTACGCTGGGATAGCCCCGCTTTACAAGCCACAACTAAAATGAGCGAACCTGCGCGAGTATTTGGGCGTATTCGAGGAATGAAAGATCAGTTTTAA
- a CDS encoding NUDIX hydrolase, with the protein MKTDFSTNLADFKVGVDNVIFSVDTTYNRVFVLLRKRREEPYKDDWSLPGTLVRQGESLTDAAYRTLAEKIKANNLYLEQLYSFGDPGRDPRENPDSFGVRYLSVSYFALVRYEESEIIAQPVNNIAWYRVDQLPKLAFDHDQILKYGWNRLKNKLQYSPIAFDVLPKEFTLNEVYQLYCTILGENFSDYSNFRSRLLKLGILLDTKVKVSRGAGRPASLYKFNHQAFIPLKDKPLLFI; encoded by the coding sequence ATGAAAACTGATTTTTCAACAAATTTAGCCGATTTTAAAGTAGGGGTAGACAACGTTATTTTTTCTGTAGATACTACTTATAATCGTGTCTTTGTTTTACTGAGAAAAAGAAGAGAAGAACCATATAAAGATGATTGGAGTTTACCTGGGACATTAGTGCGTCAGGGAGAATCTTTAACCGATGCTGCTTATCGCACTTTGGCGGAAAAAATAAAAGCAAACAACTTATATTTAGAACAGTTATATTCTTTTGGAGATCCTGGTAGAGATCCGAGGGAAAATCCTGATAGTTTTGGAGTGAGATATTTATCTGTTAGTTATTTTGCGTTAGTTAGATATGAAGAGTCAGAAATTATTGCTCAACCAGTAAATAATATTGCTTGGTATAGAGTAGATCAGTTGCCTAAATTGGCTTTTGATCATGATCAAATTTTAAAATATGGCTGGAATAGACTAAAAAACAAATTACAATACAGTCCCATTGCTTTCGATGTCTTACCAAAGGAATTTACTTTAAATGAAGTTTATCAACTTTACTGCACAATTTTAGGTGAAAACTTTTCAGACTATTCTAATTTTCGCTCCCGTCTATTAAAGTTAGGTATTCTATTAGATACCAAAGTAAAAGTTTCCCGTGGTGCTGGTCGTCCTGCAAGTTTATATAAGTTTAACCATCAAGCTTTTATCCCTTTAAAAGATAAACCTTTACTCTTTATTTAA
- the nadD gene encoding nicotinic acid mononucleotide adenyltransferase, protein MQQIALFGTSADPPTIGHQTILNWLSQHFDRVVVWASDNPFKQHQTPLKDRTAMLNLAIAELKSRKNISIHPELSDRWTLITVNRARAKWGEEVEFSLVVGADIINQLSNWYRIEELLKQVKLLIVPRRGYNINGEDLAELEQIGARCAIATFNAPRVASSTYRLEKDQTLITPAVKNYIWEHNLYGEV, encoded by the coding sequence ATGCAACAAATCGCTTTATTTGGTACGAGTGCTGATCCACCGACTATAGGACATCAAACGATTTTAAACTGGTTATCACAACATTTTGATCGCGTGGTAGTTTGGGCATCAGACAATCCTTTTAAACAACATCAAACCCCCTTAAAAGATCGCACGGCAATGTTAAACTTGGCGATCGCAGAGCTAAAATCGAGGAAAAATATCAGTATACATCCAGAGTTAAGCGATCGCTGGACATTAATTACAGTCAATAGAGCCAGAGCCAAATGGGGAGAAGAGGTAGAATTTAGTTTGGTTGTAGGAGCAGATATTATTAATCAATTAAGTAATTGGTATCGTATTGAAGAATTATTAAAACAGGTAAAACTATTAATAGTTCCCCGTCGGGGATATAACATTAATGGCGAAGATTTAGCCGAATTAGAACAAATAGGAGCAAGATGTGCGATCGCAACTTTTAACGCACCGAGAGTTGCTTCTAGTACCTACCGTTTAGAGAAAGATCAAACCTTAATTACTCCTGCTGTAAAAAATTATATTTGGGAACACAATTTATATGGGGAGGTTTAA
- a CDS encoding photosystem II protein PsbW, class I translates to MAEIQFARGVTEEVVPDIRVTRSKTGNTGTATFYFADPKILSKESTEEITGMYLIDDEGEIFSREVKGKFVNGEARGIEAVLVIKSAQEWERFIRFMNQYAEEHGLGLDKN, encoded by the coding sequence ATGGCAGAAATTCAGTTTGCTCGTGGAGTAACGGAAGAAGTAGTACCTGATATTAGAGTTACTCGTTCTAAAACTGGTAATACTGGTACAGCTACTTTTTATTTTGCCGATCCCAAAATTTTGAGTAAAGAGAGTACGGAAGAAATTACAGGGATGTATCTCATTGACGATGAAGGAGAGATTTTTAGTCGTGAGGTTAAGGGTAAGTTTGTCAACGGCGAAGCTAGAGGAATTGAAGCTGTATTGGTTATTAAGTCGGCTCAGGAATGGGAACGTTTTATTCGTTTTATGAATCAATATGCTGAAGAACATGGGTTAGGATTAGATAAAAATTAA
- a CDS encoding mannose-6-phosphate isomerase type II gives MSQENGKDGLDNVSTSTNISEEAPRTPPYGRVTPLESGDRYCINKIEIKPGEHMSTQMHYHRSEHWIVVSGTAKVICNGKETLIMQNQSTYVPMNTTHRVENPGVIPLVMIEVQNGEYLGDDDIIRFDD, from the coding sequence ATGAGTCAAGAAAACGGTAAAGACGGCTTAGATAATGTCTCCACCTCCACTAATATTAGCGAGGAAGCACCTCGTACCCCTCCCTATGGAAGAGTAACACCATTAGAAAGCGGAGATAGGTATTGTATTAATAAAATTGAGATAAAACCAGGGGAACATATGAGTACCCAAATGCATTACCATCGTAGCGAGCATTGGATTGTTGTTTCTGGTACTGCTAAAGTAATCTGCAATGGAAAAGAGACATTAATTATGCAAAATCAATCTACCTATGTACCTATGAATACTACTCATCGAGTAGAAAACCCAGGAGTAATTCCTTTAGTGATGATAGAAGTGCAAAACGGCGAATATTTAGGTGACGATGATATTATTCGTTTTGATGATTAA
- a CDS encoding ABC transporter ATP-binding protein produces MLYNSTNKFLFNLVKDRPIYVFTCLSLSLVSTLFNILGTIFLIVGLGLFWQTTKDLIFRWQPVGIRYFLSWLQSFEDGQKILVIVISTSLLFVIQNILDYLIKIINIQYFKNLSCKLQIKSIALLYKIDFNAARQNKIGDIFLKLNRELERTIFTIQTAQQLVITLITILFITIWLNLISWRLSLISLMLIGSLFWINYLLANYVKKYKSKLPLKVQLSNRQLKDLIASIPISKILGNEDQEYHNIIRLIKDNNQTQIQAQSAVVIIKPGLEISNIIVISLLLSTGYYLYVQQSLEFIPILLTYTVILFKLLPLINQSTDLYTQFNHNYQSAEIISSFINTATKQPIKSGSINFDKLSSGIEFKSVTFAYDRSAKIVLDNINLWIPQGTTVALVGSIGAGKSTLADLLLKFYDPIDGQILIDNLNIEKYNLSSLRSKIAIIKQETFILNNSLFYNLTYGINKISEQDLISTLKQAKAEELLTILPPDLETEIGDRGVSLSAAQIQAIAIIRAILRNPELLVIDEISNSFDTITEKIIITSLIELSRDRTTLIITNRLPLLRTANQIVVLNQGKIMEVGTHQQLLQKGDFYHRFYSTQFKSTPKSLQPQLANKIAKKLAQQNNSNLSTDIRNHLDSLLSYLYIFNEGLFANDPEEDKILDESYLAAKKILDSLKEYERKIEQELNDSDQ; encoded by the coding sequence ATGTTGTATAACTCTACTAATAAGTTTTTATTCAATTTAGTAAAAGATAGACCTATATATGTTTTCACTTGCTTGAGTCTAAGTTTAGTCAGTACTCTTTTTAATATATTAGGAACTATATTTTTAATTGTTGGTTTGGGCTTATTCTGGCAAACTACTAAAGACTTGATTTTTAGATGGCAACCAGTAGGGATAAGATATTTTTTAAGCTGGTTACAATCTTTTGAGGATGGGCAAAAAATATTAGTTATTGTAATTAGTACAAGTCTATTATTTGTTATTCAAAATATACTTGATTACTTAATTAAAATTATTAACATTCAGTATTTCAAAAATTTAAGCTGTAAACTACAAATAAAAAGTATTGCTTTACTTTATAAAATAGATTTTAATGCAGCTCGGCAAAATAAAATTGGAGATATTTTTTTAAAGCTGAATCGAGAACTAGAACGGACTATTTTTACAATTCAAACGGCTCAACAACTGGTTATTACTTTGATAACTATTTTATTTATAACTATTTGGTTAAACTTGATTTCGTGGCGATTAAGCTTAATTAGTTTAATGTTAATCGGCTCATTATTTTGGATTAATTATTTATTAGCTAATTATGTCAAGAAATATAAAAGCAAGCTACCGCTAAAAGTACAACTATCTAACCGTCAGCTAAAGGATTTGATAGCAAGTATTCCTATTAGTAAGATTCTCGGTAATGAAGATCAAGAGTATCACAACATTATTCGATTAATCAAAGATAACAATCAAACACAGATACAAGCCCAGTCAGCAGTAGTAATAATTAAACCTGGATTAGAAATTAGTAATATTATTGTTATTAGTCTGTTATTATCTACAGGTTATTATTTATATGTTCAACAAAGTCTGGAATTTATCCCTATATTATTAACTTATACAGTTATTTTATTTAAACTTTTACCTTTAATCAACCAGTCAACTGATCTATATACCCAATTTAATCATAATTACCAAAGCGCGGAAATTATTAGTAGTTTTATTAATACAGCTACTAAACAACCTATTAAATCAGGGTCAATAAATTTTGATAAATTATCTTCAGGTATTGAATTTAAATCTGTAACTTTTGCTTACGATCGCTCTGCCAAAATAGTCTTGGATAATATTAACTTGTGGATACCTCAAGGTACAACTGTCGCTTTAGTTGGTAGTATTGGTGCAGGTAAATCAACGCTTGCTGATTTATTGTTAAAATTTTATGACCCGATAGATGGACAAATTTTAATCGATAATTTAAATATAGAAAAATATAATTTAAGTAGTTTAAGAAGCAAAATTGCAATTATTAAGCAAGAAACTTTTATTTTAAATAATTCTCTATTTTATAATCTCACCTACGGGATAAATAAAATTAGTGAACAGGACTTAATAAGCACACTTAAACAAGCTAAAGCTGAAGAACTACTCACAATTTTACCTCCAGACTTAGAAACAGAAATAGGCGATCGCGGTGTGTCTCTTTCGGCTGCACAAATACAAGCAATAGCAATTATTAGAGCTATATTACGCAACCCTGAATTATTAGTTATCGATGAAATATCTAATAGTTTTGATACAATAACTGAAAAAATAATTATAACTTCCCTGATTGAATTATCTCGCGATCGCACTACTTTAATTATTACTAATCGTTTACCTCTACTACGAACAGCTAATCAAATTGTGGTTCTCAATCAAGGTAAAATTATGGAAGTTGGGACGCATCAGCAATTATTGCAAAAGGGCGATTTTTATCATCGTTTTTATTCAACCCAGTTTAAATCTACTCCTAAATCCTTGCAACCACAGTTAGCTAATAAAATTGCCAAGAAACTAGCCCAACAAAATAATAGTAATTTATCTACAGATATTCGTAATCACCTAGATTCCCTTTTGAGTTATTTATATATTTTTAATGAAGGTTTATTTGCCAATGATCCAGAAGAAGACAAAATTTTAGATGAATCCTATCTAGCAGCTAAAAAGATTTTAGACTCCCTCAAAGAATATGAACGTAAGATTGAGCAAGAATTAAATGATAGTGATCAATAA
- a CDS encoding photosystem II D2 protein, whose product MTIAVGRAPAQQGIFDAVDDWLKRDRFVFVGWSGILLFPCAYLSIGGWLTCTTFVTSWYTHGLASSYLEGCNFLTVAASTPADSMGHSLLFLWGPEAAWSFTRWCQIGGLWAFIALHGAFALIGFMLRQFEISRLVGIRPYNAIAFSAPIAVFVSVFLLYPLGQHSWFFAPSLGVAGIFRFILFVQGFHNFTLNPFHMMGVAGVLGGALLCAIHGATVENTLFDDGGEADTFRAFEPTQAEETYSMVTANRFWSQIFGIAFSNKRWLHFFMLFVPVTGLWMASIGIIGIALNLRAYDFVSQELRAAEDPEFETFYTKNILLNEGLRAWMSTQDQPHQNFEFPEEVLPRGNAL is encoded by the coding sequence ATGACAATAGCAGTAGGACGCGCTCCAGCACAACAGGGCATCTTTGATGCGGTTGATGACTGGTTAAAACGCGATCGCTTCGTATTCGTAGGATGGTCAGGGATATTATTATTTCCTTGTGCCTACTTATCAATTGGTGGATGGTTGACTTGCACAACATTCGTAACATCATGGTATACCCATGGATTGGCAAGTTCTTATCTAGAAGGATGTAACTTTTTAACAGTAGCAGCATCAACGCCAGCAGACAGTATGGGACATTCCCTACTATTTCTGTGGGGACCTGAAGCAGCATGGAGTTTTACACGTTGGTGTCAAATAGGTGGATTGTGGGCATTTATCGCACTACACGGAGCATTTGCACTAATCGGGTTCATGCTACGTCAGTTTGAAATCTCCCGTCTAGTTGGAATTCGCCCTTATAATGCGATAGCCTTTTCAGCACCAATAGCGGTATTCGTATCAGTATTCTTACTATATCCCTTAGGACAACATAGCTGGTTCTTTGCACCAAGTTTAGGAGTTGCTGGAATCTTCCGTTTCATCCTATTTGTACAAGGATTCCATAACTTTACCCTCAATCCATTCCACATGATGGGAGTAGCAGGAGTATTAGGTGGAGCATTACTATGTGCAATTCACGGAGCGACAGTGGAAAATACACTGTTTGACGATGGTGGAGAAGCAGATACATTCCGTGCATTTGAACCAACACAAGCAGAAGAAACCTACAGTATGGTAACAGCAAACCGTTTCTGGTCACAGATATTCGGGATTGCGTTTTCTAACAAACGTTGGTTACACTTCTTCATGCTATTCGTACCAGTAACAGGTCTATGGATGGCAAGTATTGGAATCATTGGGATTGCTTTAAACTTGAGAGCATATGACTTCGTATCTCAAGAGTTGAGAGCAGCAGAAGATCCTGAATTTGAAACATTCTATACTAAAAATATTCTACTCAACGAAGGTCTAAGAGCTTGGATGTC
- a CDS encoding molybdopterin-dependent oxidoreductase alpha subunit, giving the protein MNQPQPEPNEPTTIEEIANDNEIQMGGGLPIIKYWAEHTLSPEGVKLWQTLLHKSACLSCGWGTGGQKGGFTNEEGEKLQRCMKSVEAILAEIQPPIKQDFFEQQSIEQLQQLTSLEADQLGRWSFPVILSDDNTHYQKISWSEIYQIVEDAFNNTPERIASYSSGRSSNEAAFLLQLMMRTLGSNNLADCSDLCHAPSTEALQQMFGTGTSTVSLHGLKEADCVVLAGSNAAYNHPRLMNELIRLRDRGGKVIVINPVKEKGLVKFGSPAFPVTSLFTGSEIASIYLLPLPGSDVALFVGLQKALIEQEKVDYQFLQSYTENWQEVIDAARSTPWSEITDTCGIPQTEIETAAKMIASSSKVVFAWAMGVTQQQNGVDNIISIANTALLTGNIGRVGAGLMPIRGHSNVQGFGSMGVTVKLKKEIQQSLEKLLGRSLSRVPGYDTQALIKAADEGKVDTLICVGGNLYAANPDLGKVKRALGKIKTIIYLATKPNLGHFHGLAQQQTIIIPVFNRFENPHKTTVESGNNFVRLNQQGQTHLKDADLIAEVDFLTELAARLLGEYPVNWRKLKDTKYVRQLIAQTIPGFEKIADIDATEEEFTIGGRILNQPHFSTPSGKAEMSATALPVLSLPQPQEFGVGNYHSGVVVSLITGRSYAQHNTVVYQQGDRYRQMPHRHCILMNRHDAESVGFQEHQRVTVKGNVSQLEEIEIIYGEIRPGVALMFYPEVNVIFNPPIETRCGTPAFKRVPVLVYQPA; this is encoded by the coding sequence GTGAATCAACCTCAGCCAGAGCCAAATGAACCAACTACTATTGAAGAAATAGCCAACGATAACGAAATTCAAATGGGTGGAGGGTTACCAATAATTAAATATTGGGCAGAACATACCCTATCTCCAGAAGGGGTAAAATTATGGCAAACTCTACTACATAAAAGTGCTTGTTTATCCTGTGGATGGGGAACAGGAGGGCAAAAGGGCGGATTTACCAATGAAGAGGGAGAAAAACTACAACGCTGCATGAAGAGTGTTGAGGCAATCTTAGCAGAAATCCAACCACCTATTAAGCAAGATTTTTTCGAGCAGCAAAGTATAGAACAACTACAACAATTAACATCATTAGAAGCTGATCAATTAGGTAGATGGAGTTTCCCTGTCATTTTATCGGATGACAATACCCATTACCAAAAAATTAGTTGGTCAGAAATTTATCAAATAGTAGAAGATGCTTTCAATAATACACCTGAGAGAATTGCATCCTATAGTTCTGGACGTTCTTCTAATGAAGCTGCCTTTTTACTACAACTAATGATGCGCACTTTAGGTTCTAATAATCTTGCTGATTGTTCAGATCTGTGTCATGCTCCTTCTACAGAGGCGTTACAGCAAATGTTTGGCACGGGAACATCCACAGTAAGTTTGCATGGTTTAAAAGAAGCAGATTGTGTGGTTTTAGCAGGTTCTAATGCTGCATATAATCATCCTCGCCTGATGAATGAATTAATCCGTTTGCGAGATAGAGGGGGTAAGGTGATTGTAATTAATCCAGTTAAAGAAAAAGGACTGGTTAAATTTGGTTCTCCTGCTTTTCCTGTTACATCTTTATTTACAGGTTCAGAAATTGCTTCAATTTATCTTCTGCCTCTCCCTGGAAGTGACGTAGCTCTATTTGTAGGTCTCCAGAAAGCTTTAATTGAGCAAGAAAAAGTAGATTATCAATTTCTGCAATCATATACTGAAAATTGGCAAGAAGTTATCGATGCTGCACGTTCTACACCTTGGTCAGAAATTACTGATACCTGCGGTATTCCTCAAACAGAAATAGAAACTGCTGCTAAAATGATTGCCTCTTCTTCCAAAGTTGTTTTTGCCTGGGCAATGGGTGTTACTCAACAGCAAAATGGCGTAGATAATATTATTAGTATTGCTAATACTGCTTTATTAACTGGCAATATAGGTCGTGTAGGGGCTGGATTAATGCCGATACGGGGACATTCCAATGTCCAAGGTTTTGGTTCAATGGGAGTTACCGTTAAACTTAAAAAGGAGATTCAGCAATCGTTAGAAAAACTTTTAGGTCGATCGCTTTCTCGTGTACCTGGTTATGATACCCAAGCCCTGATTAAAGCAGCAGATGAAGGAAAAGTTGATACTTTAATTTGTGTTGGGGGAAATTTATACGCAGCTAATCCTGATTTAGGAAAAGTTAAACGAGCTTTAGGTAAAATTAAAACAATTATTTATTTAGCTACCAAACCTAATTTAGGACATTTTCATGGTTTGGCTCAACAACAGACAATTATTATTCCCGTATTTAATCGTTTTGAAAATCCCCACAAAACTACAGTTGAATCTGGTAATAACTTTGTGCGTCTTAATCAGCAAGGGCAAACCCATTTAAAGGACGCCGATTTAATTGCTGAGGTTGACTTTTTAACAGAACTTGCAGCCCGTTTACTGGGAGAGTATCCTGTTAATTGGCGTAAACTTAAAGATACTAAATATGTGCGTCAGTTAATTGCCCAAACTATTCCAGGATTTGAAAAGATAGCAGATATTGATGCAACAGAAGAAGAATTTACTATTGGTGGCAGGATTTTAAATCAGCCACATTTTTCCACCCCATCGGGTAAAGCGGAGATGTCTGCAACAGCACTACCTGTATTAAGTTTACCCCAACCTCAAGAATTTGGAGTTGGCAATTATCATAGTGGCGTAGTTGTTAGCTTAATTACAGGACGTAGTTATGCTCAACATAATACAGTAGTTTATCAACAAGGCGATCGCTATCGTCAAATGCCTCATCGTCATTGTATCTTGATGAATCGTCATGACGCTGAAAGTGTAGGTTTTCAAGAACATCAAAGAGTTACGGTAAAAGGGAATGTTAGCCAGTTAGAGGAGATAGAAATTATTTACGGTGAAATACGCCCAGGAGTGGCTTTAATGTTTTATCCAGAAGTAAATGTAATTTTTAATCCACCAATTGAAACCCGTTGTGGCACTCCTGCTTTTAAAAGAGTACCTGTCTTGGTTTATCAACCAGCTTAA
- a CDS encoding rfrA pentapeptide repeat-containing protein, which yields MDANQLLRFYEQGYRDFAGVDLRGVDLSKSMLIGVNFKGANLIGANLSRAFLTKSNFSQASLNWVDFSYAKMSETNLEMADLTKANLTGAFMVKSHLTQAKLSGADLSYTNLRGSNLFAANICGAKLQKVNLREANLNKVNFNWANLYEGRMSGAQLQNVCLTDVNFSQTFLIDVDLSGANLTGINFSRAKLARSNLSNTNLSNANLTNARLKNINLSYANLKNANLSDARLKEGNLIHANLSNANLNNACFEQADLSNANLIGANINNTNFAQAILHNIIVDDISELKNLLPLAENRHHYHQYQTQMA from the coding sequence ATGGATGCTAATCAGTTACTGAGATTTTATGAACAGGGGTATAGAGACTTCGCAGGAGTAGATCTAAGAGGCGTAGACTTATCAAAATCAATGCTAATTGGGGTAAATTTCAAGGGGGCTAACTTGATAGGTGCTAACTTAAGTCGCGCCTTCCTAACCAAGTCTAATTTTAGCCAAGCATCATTAAATTGGGTAGATTTTAGTTATGCTAAAATGAGTGAAACTAATTTAGAAATGGCAGATTTAACTAAAGCCAATTTAACTGGGGCATTTATGGTTAAATCACATTTAACGCAAGCCAAATTGAGTGGTGCAGATCTTTCCTATACCAATTTACGAGGTTCAAATTTATTTGCTGCTAATATATGTGGTGCAAAATTACAGAAAGTTAATTTAAGGGAAGCTAATCTTAATAAAGTTAATTTTAATTGGGCGAATTTGTATGAAGGAAGGATGAGTGGAGCGCAATTACAAAATGTGTGTTTAACTGATGTTAACTTTAGTCAAACATTTTTGATAGATGTAGATTTAAGTGGTGCTAATTTAACTGGTATTAATTTTAGTAGAGCTAAACTTGCGCGCTCCAATTTAAGTAATACTAATCTCAGTAATGCTAATTTAACTAATGCTCGACTTAAAAATATTAATCTCAGCTATGCCAATTTAAAGAATGCTAACTTGAGTGATGCTCGACTTAAAGAAGGAAATCTTATTCACGCTAATTTAAGTAATGCTAATCTTAATAATGCTTGTTTTGAGCAGGCAGATTTAAGTAATGCCAATTTAATAGGGGCAAATATCAATAATACTAATTTTGCTCAAGCAATTTTACATAATATTATTGTAGATGATATTTCAGAACTAAAAAATTTATTACCTTTGGCTGAAAACAGACATCACTACCATCAATACCAAACCCAAATGGCTTAA